In one Longimicrobium sp. genomic region, the following are encoded:
- a CDS encoding DinB family protein: MPHPAHVLRTGFRLHTRLFLNSLEEMDDDAARTRPGERTNSIAFIALHLVDVRHFTLEYAGGAMANPFTELLAGISAIDDLPMYPPLDEIRGAWSSVSASLDARLGELDGDALAATSPQRYPVDDPTVAGGLTFLLSHEAYHIGQMALLRKHLGFPAMTYR; this comes from the coding sequence ATGCCCCACCCTGCGCACGTTCTCCGCACCGGCTTTCGGCTGCACACGCGCCTCTTCCTCAACAGCCTGGAGGAGATGGACGACGATGCCGCGCGCACCCGCCCGGGCGAGCGCACCAACAGCATCGCGTTCATCGCGCTCCACCTCGTCGACGTGCGCCATTTCACGCTGGAGTACGCCGGCGGCGCGATGGCGAACCCGTTCACCGAGCTGCTCGCCGGCATCAGCGCGATCGACGATCTGCCGATGTATCCTCCGCTCGACGAGATCCGCGGCGCGTGGTCGTCCGTCTCCGCCTCCCTCGACGCGCGCCTGGGCGAGCTGGACGGCGATGCCCTCGCGGCGACGTCGCCCCAGCGCTACCCCGTCGACGACCCGACCGTCGCCGGCGGCCTCACCTTCCTGCTCTCCCACGAAGCCTATCACATCGGCCAGATGGCGCTCCTGCGCAAGCACCTCGGCTTCCCGGCGATGACGTACCGGTAA